TCCTTATGGTAGCTGGATTTGAGAAATATTTTCAAATTGCAAGGTGCTTTAGGGATGAGGATTTAAGGGCAGATAGACAGCCAGAATTTACCCAGCTTGATATTGAGGTATCGTTTATTGAGGAGGAGGATATTTATAATTTAATAGAAGGCTTAATAAAGGATATTTTTGAGGATGTGTTAAAAAAGCCTATAAAAACACCATTTCCGAGGCTAAAATATGATGAGGCAATGCTTGAATATGGAATAGATAAGCCAGATACAAGGTTTGCCCTGCAGATAAAAGACCTCTCATTTCTTTCCTCTTCGGATTTTAAAATATTTAAGGAAAAAGAGGTAATAAGGGGGATAAATGTAGCTGGATATAATTTTTCAAGGAAAGAGATTGATGAGCTTATTGAGTTTGTAAAGGGATTTGGTGCATCCGGGCTTTGCTGGTTTAAGGTTGAAAATAGCTCTTTATCCTCGCCAATTGCCAAATTTTTTAAGGAAGATGAGCTCAAAAGGGTAGGGGAGGTATTTCAAGCAAAGGATTCCTCTTTTATCTTTATTGTAGCAGATAAAGAAAAGATTGTTTGCGATGCCCTATCAGCTTTAAGGCTTAAATTTGGAAAACCAGAAAAAGGGTTTAACTTTTTGTGGATAATTGAGCCACCCCTGTTTGAAAAGGATAAGGATGGAAATTTTAAGCCATCACACCACCCATTTACATTGCCCTACAGCGCTGATTACCCTCTATTTTCATCTAATAAAGAAAAGATAAGGGCAAGGGCTTACGATCTTGTCTTAAATGGATGCGAGGTAGGCGGTGGCTCACTTAGAATCCATAATGTAGATGTTCAAAGGATGGTATTTAAAAGCATGGGAATAGAATCTGCAGAAAGGGAGTTTTTATTCCTTTTGGATGCATTATCCTATGGTGCACCACCACATGGTGGCATCGCCCTTGGCCTTGATAGGCTACTTATGCTTATGGTAGGTGCAGAGTCAATCCGCGATGTTATTGCCTTTCCAAAGACCCAGGCTGGTGTTTGCCCATTAACAAACGCACCATTTGAGGTATCCAAGGAGCAATTAAAGGAATTGGGGATTAGATTGAATCTTTAAATTGACACAATACATTATTCAATATTAAACTTTACGTATGTGTTTAGGTAGACGAGAATAAGATGAGGAAAGGAACTTAAAATAAAGCACTAAATCCAAATATCAAAAAATGTCCAATGTCCAAGCCCCAATGTCCAACAAATGTCCAAGTTCCAAATCCAAATGTCAAAATTGGTCATTGGGATTTGGTCATTGGGATTTATCCTCTTGAGGATTTTTTGTCATTGGGATTTGGTCATTGGGATTTTATTTGTCATTGAGGATGAGGATTTATTTACTTTGTGCCTAAATATAGGACAGCTAAACACGTACAACTTTACAAAACGATGTCTTAAAAACGCCTAACAAAGCGCTGCAGCCAACCGCTAAAGGCAGCGGTTAAATGTTGGTGTTAGCCGAATAAAAAATATAATAAGGAAAAATATATGGGCAAAAAAATTACCTCTTTGGGGGAATTTCGTTGGGTATGCTGATTTAAGGCATTTTATGGTATAATCTATTATAGATAAAAATAAAATGGACAGGCAAGAAGAAAGGTTTTTTAAAAAGGTGAATAGATATACTAGAAAATTGGCGAAAGAATTTCCAGATATTCTAATTCACGATTTACATTTGATTGTATTTAACCTGTTTAAACCTAAATTATGGCCAAAGAGATTTCTTTTAAAGAGAGTGGGAGAAGATAAATATGTCTTATGATGAAATTATTCTGTTAAAGATCCTTTGTGAACTAAAGAAGGTAAACCTTGAGGCAATTATTGTGGGTAATGTGGCAGGTGTTTTACAGGGTGTGCCGGTAATGACACAGGACATAGACTTTTTTGTCCGTGATACAGAGCTTAATAAAAAAAAGATTAACCAGTTTGCCAGTAATCTTGATTTATTCTTATTTAAACCGGATGAAGCTATAAGTGAAACAATTCGGGCAGAGGGTAAAGAATTTATTGTTGATTTTGTCTTTAGATTAGCACCAGACCAAAGCTTTGAAGGAATTAGAAAAAGAGCAAAAAGGATTAAGATAGGGAGCATCTTTTGTAAGGTTGCTTCTTTAGAAGATGTCTTAAAAGCAAAGACATATGTAAATAGAGATAAAGATAAAGCGGTGTTAAAAATTATTCAGGATACTATTCGGATAAAGAATAGATTGGAAAAAAGTAGGAAATTGGGCCATAGACCATAAAGAGACCACAGACTATAAAGGCACAAAGGCACAAAATTTTAATATTTATGGCACCTTACATAATGATTTTCTATCTTCTTTATCTCTGGTTTTTCCTTTTCGCAAAGGCTAATTTTTTCTTTGCACCTTGAATAAAACCTACAGGGTTTATCCTCTAAAATTTGTGTATCTTCTATGAAAGAAAGGTCTTTCCCTTTTTTTGGGATGCTGTCAATGAGGGCTTTTGTATATGGATGGGATGGATTGTCAAATATTTCAAGGCAGGAAGCTGATTCAATGATTTCTCCAGAATATATAACATAAACATAGTCTGCCATTTGGGCAATTATGGAAAGGTCATGGGTAATAAGGAGGATGCTTATTTCAAGTTCACTTTTAAGACTATGGAGCAAATTCATTATTTGCGATTGGATTGTTACATCAAGTGAGGATGTTGGCTCATCTGCAATCAAAAGCTTTGGGTTTGATGAAATTGCTTGGGCAATCATTATCCGTTGAGCCATCCCTCCTGAAAATGAATGTGGATATTCATTTAGCCTTATCTTTTGTATTCCAACCTT
This window of the bacterium genome carries:
- the aspS gene encoding aspartate--tRNA ligase; translated protein: MVYRTHKNTELNIKDVGLDVSLCGWVNKRRDHGGLIFIDLRDISGIIQLVFNPEIDGISHIKAHSLRDEWVIKVNGRVSRRPESAENPHLKTGEIEIIVSSLEILNESKTPPFEISEYSDVGEELRLKYRYLDLRRDFIQKNIILRSEVYQKIRDFLSKNGFFEIETPHLIRSTPEGARDFLVPSRLNPGSFYALPQSPQLFKQILMVAGFEKYFQIARCFRDEDLRADRQPEFTQLDIEVSFIEEEDIYNLIEGLIKDIFEDVLKKPIKTPFPRLKYDEAMLEYGIDKPDTRFALQIKDLSFLSSSDFKIFKEKEVIRGINVAGYNFSRKEIDELIEFVKGFGASGLCWFKVENSSLSSPIAKFFKEDELKRVGEVFQAKDSSFIFIVADKEKIVCDALSALRLKFGKPEKGFNFLWIIEPPLFEKDKDGNFKPSHHPFTLPYSADYPLFSSNKEKIRARAYDLVLNGCEVGGGSLRIHNVDVQRMVFKSMGIESAEREFLFLLDALSYGAPPHGGIALGLDRLLMLMVGAESIRDVIAFPKTQAGVCPLTNAPFEVSKEQLKELGIRLNL
- a CDS encoding nucleotidyltransferase — translated: MSYDEIILLKILCELKKVNLEAIIVGNVAGVLQGVPVMTQDIDFFVRDTELNKKKINQFASNLDLFLFKPDEAISETIRAEGKEFIVDFVFRLAPDQSFEGIRKRAKRIKIGSIFCKVASLEDVLKAKTYVNRDKDKAVLKIIQDTIRIKNRLEKSRKLGHRP
- a CDS encoding ABC transporter ATP-binding protein produces the protein MNPLLSIKNLNVSYGKTQVVSNASLKILEKETIGLIGKSGSSKTTIALSIMGLLPEDATATGEIIYKEKNLLTLKEKEINKIRGCEIAMIFQDPVSVLDPLFSIKEQIKETITAHLDISKKEVEKRIEDLLKKVGIQKIRLNEYPHSFSGGMAQRIMIAQAISSNPKLLIADEPTSSLDVTIQSQIMNLLHSLKSELEISILLITHDLSIIAQMADYVYVIYSGEIIESASCLEIFDNPSHPYTKALIDSIPKKGKDLSFIEDTQILEDKPCRFYSRCKEKISLCEKEKPEIKKIENHYVRCHKY